ATATTAAGCTTTGCGTTCTTATACCAAACAAACTCCGCTTTCTGCATATCAAACTCCACAACTTTATCCCACTTCTGATACCATGTAAAATTATTTTCTGCAATTTTACCCCAGAACTTTTTAGGTTTATTCACTGATTTCCTATACACCTTAAAGTATTGTTCCAGAGAGTCTATACTGTAACTACTCATATTTACCGGATTTTTAAATGTTTAAACAATTTTAATTCTGAACATATCTGTGAGTGAAAAAGTTTTAGATATCCTTAGCTTTGTATAATAAAAAAAAGTAGTGGTCAGAATTTTTAATAATCTGACCACTACTTTCTTATATAAATATTCTCTTTTAGTACCTAATCGAACATCTTTCTGAATTTATTGAACACACTTTTACGTGCGGTTGCTGAAGGAGAAAAGCTCTCTGATTTCTCAAACTCTTCCATCTGCTTACGCTCTTTAGCACTAAGATTCTCCGGTACATATACATTTACATGTATCAACTGATCTCCCTTTCCATATCCATTAACAGTGGGCAGTCCCTTATTTCGCAGGCGTAAAACCTTACCCGGTTGTGTTCCCGGATCAATTTTAACTTTAGCTATACCATCAATTGTTGGCACCTCCACGGTTCCACCAAGTGCTGCAGTTGGGAAACTAAGGAACAGATTATATATCACATCATTTTCATCTCTGATAAGATTTGGATCTTCCTCCTCTTCTATTACTATCAGCAAATCACCGTTTACACCGCCTCTACGTGCAGCATTACCCTTTCCGGACATAGAAAGCTGCATACCTTCAGCTACACCTGCAGGAATCTTTATAGATATAACTTCTTCCTCCCTTACTATACCTTCACCATTACAGTTAGAACATTTTTTTGTTATTGTTTTTCCATCACCGTTACAGGTAGGACAGGTTGATGAAGTCTGCATTTGACCAAGTATAGTGTTTGCAACACGTGTTACAACCCCTGAACCATTACATGTGGTACATGTAGATACAGAGTTACCGTTTTCAGAGCCATTACCATCGCAGTGGGAACAAGAGACATATTTCTTAACTTTAATCTTTTTCTCAACTCCGTTAAGAATCTCTTTTAGTGTAAGCTTCACTTTCACTCGTAGATCAGAACCCCTGTTAACCCTTCTTCCGCGCTGAGAACTGCCAAAGCCCCCGAAACCGCCAAATCCACCAAAGTGTCCTCCGAAAATATCTCCAAACTGAGAGAAGATGTCGTCCATTGACATCCCTCCACCACCAAAACCGCTTGATGCAGAACTGCCTACACCTGCATGTCCAAACTGATCGTATCTTGCACGTTTATTCTCGTCACTCAATACTTCATAAGCTTCGGCAGCCTCCTTAAACTTTTCCTCAGAAGCCTTATCCCCTGGATTCTTATCCGGGTGATACTGAATTGCCTTTTTTCGGTAGGCCTTTTTTATCTCTTCAGCTGATGCATTTCTGGGTACCTCCAGAACTTCGTAATAATCTCTTTTACCGGCCATATTATTCTCCTACAACTACTTTAGGGAAACGAATAATTTTATCGTTCAATTTATAACCCTTTTGTATACAATCAATCACTTTACCTTTCTGTGACTCATCTTGTGCTGGTACGGTTGTAACAGCTTCAAAAGTGTCAGCATCAAAAGGCATGCCTACAGATTCGATCTCTTCTACTCCATTTTGTTTTAGGAAGCTGATGAACTTTGAATAAATAAGATCCATGCCCTCAAGCATTGCATCCTTATCCTCTGACTGATGCAAAGAGTCAAGTGCACGTTCAAAATCGTCTACTAATGATATAATATTAAGCAGAACTCTCTCACCTCCATTTTTTATGATCTCTGCTTTCTCTTTTATAGTTCTTTTTCTGAAATTGTCAAATTCAGCATTTAACCTTAGGAAACTGTCATTCAGATCTTCATGACTTTTCTGAAGCTCATCATATTCACTCTTAAGCTTTGTATACTCGTCAATATCCTCCTGTTCCCCGGAATCTTTATTTACTTCTTCCTTAGCTGAATTATCGCTGTTTTCTGTCAAATTGTCCTTAATATCTTTTTCACTGTCTTTAGCACTATCGTGCTGACCTGTTCCACGTTTCATATATAATTTATTTTGTTTTCAATATCTACCCTAAGTCTACTGCAAATAGTTTGCCATAATTTTTTCAAAGAAATAATTCACACCATTCATCAAAAATTTCTACTTGATGCCAACCATGTCTGCTCAGGCTTTGTCTTATCTTCTTTAATGGTTTTTCTTTTCCCAACTGAGATTTTGAAAAAAATTTATCTGCAAAGCAGATTATCTGCTCCTCAAGACTTTGGGGTCTCATATCTCTTTTTGGAATTGGCAAGTTCCTGTTGAGGATTGTTTCAAGACTTAGTCCTGTACCTGTATGTCTCTCACACACCTTACCATGCTTAGGGTACCCCTCTTCGGTCAATAGCTCTCGTCCCAGATAACCGTGACATATATATGGCATATCTCCCATACATGCAATATGAGGAGCTTTGGTCTTAAAAATCCCAATATCATGAAGCATTCCTGCCTCCTCTATAAACTTAACATCTACAGCCAGCTCAGGATGTTTATTAACTATATCAAGAGCCTTTTTTGTCACATCGCTACAATGAGACATATAGATATCATATAATTTAGTTCCTTCTTTATAGTACTTTCTTATAATTATATTTGGATCCATAAATATCGGTTTTCCAGCTACAAAGGTAGCATAAAAATATCAATCTGTCAGCTGATTCATATTTGTTAATTTAGTCTAAACATATAAGTGAGAAAATATAAATAACATATATTTGTCAACATATGCTGAAAAAAAGGTTGAATAGGCTTAGTTTGTTTTATCCATTGCTGTTTACATTATACGTATGCAGTATCACACTTTTCACCCATTCACATTATATTAACAACATCAGGTACGTTCACTCACACCCTATAAGGTTAGGTGAAATACCTTCACATGACCACTCTGAAAAAGAGCTTCAGCTGCTCGATCAGCTTTTCAACACATCAATAACATCAGATATAATACCTGATGTAGATCTTTCAGGTAATATTCCCCTAAAAAAGATAAGATATAGCAATCTTTATCAGCACCTGCACATAATTAGCCCCACTACATCATTACTGCTCAGGGCTCCTCCTTCATTTCTGTGAATAGATCGGTCTGGATATCAGACCACACAATCATTTCATCTATGATTGATAAAATAGTAGACCTATCATAGTCTGATAGTCTCATACAGAATAACTATACACTCAAATCAAACAACAGAATGAAGAAGTTTATAATAATCACTCTGATAGTTGTACTATTTAACAACTATATCAAAGCGGATAATAACATTACAGATCAGACAGATGCAAATATTTATGGCCATGTTTTGGATAAAAAAACCAATGAACATCTCCCATATGCAACAGTTAAACTGCAGGGCACAACAATTGGGATAACTACAGATGGTACTGGCCACTACTTTTTAAGAAATCTTCCCACAGGCAATTTCACTCTTGAAGTGTCTATGATTGGATTCAAGACAGTTTCAAGAGAAGTAAACATTGAAGCCGGAAAAACAATAGAGATAAATTTTGAACTGGAAGAGTCGTCAACTTCACTTAATGAAGTGGTTGTATCTGCAAATAGAAATGAGACAACAAGAAGAACTGCACCATCACTAGTCAGTGTTCTCGATATGCAAACATTAGATGTAACAAATTCAAAAACATTGTCGGATGGACTTAAATTTCAACCCGGATTAAGAGTTGAAAATAATTGCCAGAATTGTGGAACTACACAGGTTAGAATAAATGGTATGGAAGGTTCATATTCACAGATTCTCATCGACTCTCGGCCGATGATTGGAGCACTAGCTGGTGTTTATGGTCTGGAACAGATACCTGCTAATATGATTGAACGAATTGAAATAATTCGTGGAGGCGGATCTGCCCTTTTCGGAGCCAATGCCATAGGAGGAACAATTAATATTATAACGCGGGAACCTATTAGAAACAGTGGTGAGTTCTCTCACACCTTATCAAGTATAAACAGCAGCGGTAGTTTAGAGAATAACACAACATTTAATGCCTCACTTGTAAATGACACTCGAAATGCAGGTATAATGGTTTATGGTCAGCACCGCCTAAGAGATGGGTTTGATATAGATGGAGATAGCTTTACAGAGCTGCCCTCGTTAAAAAACAGGTCACTCGGATTTAGATCTTTCCTTAAAACAGGTGTATATTCAAAGCTTACCCTTGAATACAGGAATATTCATGAGTTCCGGCGTGGTGGAGACAGATTAGATCTTAAACCTTATGAAAGTTTTATAACAGAGCAAGTTGAGCATTACATTAATAGTGGTTCTCTGAGCTTCGATAAATATTCATCTGATCAAAAAAGCAAACTTAATCTCTATACAGCTGCCAGTCATACGGAAAGAGCAAGTTACTATGGTGCAGGTACTCCTTTTAATAATAATGTACCTGCAATTGAACCAGGTATGTCTCAAGATGAAATCGAAAGCATAAATGAAATAATAAAGAACAACCAAGCACGATTAAATTCCTTTGGTACAACATCTGAACTCACCTATCAGATTGGAGGTCATTATATCCGATCGTTCAGCAATCTGTGGTTCATGCCGGCTGACCTTACTGCCGGAGCTGAATACCTTGGGAGTGAACTTGATGATATAAGTGGCTACCGAACAGAGAAAATTTCACAGAAAACATATACATTAAGTGGATTCATCCAAAATGAATGGAAAATTGAAATGTGGAGCTTTCTTGTTGGTGGAAGACTTGATAAGCATAATTTAGTGGATAACGCAATTTTCAGTCCTAGAATTAATATGCGGTACAACCCAACCGAAAATATTAACTTCAGACTTACATATAGTGCGGGTTTTCGTGCGCCTCAGATATTCGATGAAAACCTCCATGTGGATATTGCAGGAGGTAAACAGATAGTGAGGATACTCTCTGAAAAGCTGAAAGAAGAGAGATCAAACAGTGTTAGTGGCTCGGTAGATTTCTATCATCAGATAGATAACAACAGACTATTAAACCTGCTTATCGAGGGATTCTATACAAAACTAAACAACCCTTTTACTGATGTAAGACTTGGAAATGAAATTGTTATAGAGAATGCAAGCTCTGGAGCGATGGTGTATGGTATGAACCTTGAAGGCAGAATTGCATTAAACAATAAACTCGATCTGCAGGCAGGGGCTACATTTCAAAAAAGTCTGTATGAAGAGGAGAGAAAATGGTGGGAACCTGAAACACCCGAAGAGGAAGAATTAGATAAGGTAATACCTACGAAAAGAATGATGCGAACACCTGACAGTTATGCATATTTAGTGATAACTTTAGCTCCAACAGATAAGTTTACAGCCTCTTTGTCGGGCAACTATACTGGCAGTATGCTTGTGCCTCATGATGCAGGTTTTGGTGTAGAAGGTGTTGACAAGTTCTCTACAGTTTATATAACTGAAAAATCTCCATCATTTTTTGAACTCAATACAAAAATTGCATACACTATTAATGTTTATCATGACACAAAGCTTGAGCTGAATGCTGGCATTCAAAACATTTTCAACTCATTTCAGAAAGATTTTGATACCGGTGCAGGAAGAGCCAGCAACTACATTTATGGACCTGGAATGCCAAGAACATTTTTCATAGGTACAAAAATATTGCTCTAACTATCAAAAAACATTAAACCAAAACAGGTGCAACTGCATAAAGTTGCACCTATTTTATTTATACATATCTATTTTATTGGTCACATTCTACTCTTACATGCTCCTTATTTAAAAGAGCAACATAAGAACAAGGTAAGAGCAAAGTAAGAGTTAAGCAAGTACCAATAGTGTGTAAACTGTCAATATAATTATAACGGAATTACATATTTTTTCATTGCCTCATCCTGGAGAGATTTTGGCACAGCCTCCTTCACTTCATCAACAATAATGTTGATCAACCTTTCGCGGATAAACTCCTTACGGGTTACGAGACTGACTTCACGTACAGGAGTTGAGTTTTTAAATGGTCTTACATTCTTTTTTTGCTTCTCACTGAGGTTGGCGATAGCCATTTCTGGAATAACAGTCAGACCCTCATTCTCATCTACAATATTTATAAGTGTATCGATACTGCCCGCTTCATAGGAGAAAATGGATTGATTTGCACCTTTTCTTTTCTTAAGATTGCACAAGTGAAGAATCTGCGTCCTGAAACAATGCACCTCGTCAAGCAACCATAACTTAGTAGCATTCAGATCATCTTCATCCAATGCATTTTTTGCATACAGAGATCGCTCAAGTGGTGAAACATATGCAAAAAACTGTTCGTAATAGATTGGGGTTTCATTTATCGAAGGTTCTTTCAGCGGAGTAGCCAGAATTCCACCATCAAGAGAATCATTAGATAAACCTTTTAATATCTGATCGGTTGTAAGCTCTGAAATAATTATTCTGATATCATAATTATTGTCACGATGAACCTGCATGAGTTTAGGCAAAAGATAGGGAGAGATAGTAGGAATTATTCCGAGTCTGAACACCCCTTTTACGATACCTTTCTCCTCCAGAATTATCTCCTTTATATGATTAACCTGAGCAACAGCAACGCGGGCTTGGTCGATAATACGTTCTCCAATCTCTGTTGGCTGAACAGGCAGTTGTGAACGATCGAATATTTTTACTCCCAGCTCCTCCTCCAGCTTTTGAATCATCATACTCAGTGTTGGCTGTGTTACAAACGATGCCTCTGCAGCTTTGGAAAAATGGCGATAGTTATCTACTGCAATAATATATTCTAACTGTTGTATATTCATAAAGCTTATTCTTTAATCAAATGAAACATAAAAATTACCTGTATATTACTTGTAGTTTGAGAAATACTTCATAAACTGTACACGTTCGTACAGGTATGGACTCTTTATGTTTGCATAGTTCAATTTACCCTTAAACTCCTCAATATTTGTATAGTTGTTTTGGTTCATCCACTCTTCAATACATGTAAGGATATGATCAACTGTTTCCAAACCGTTTTCATATAATGTACTGCATAATTGTATTGCTCCAGCACCTGCAAGAATTCCCTTAATTACATCTTCCCATGAATGAACACCGTATGAACAGGCAATATCAAAATCAGGCACTCGACCCGACACTATTGCGGTCCACCTTAAAGTATCACTGAAATCAGAAGGGTTGCTGAAAACCGGACCTGGTACTAACTCCAGAGTCTTAATATCAATATCAAGCTGATAGAAACGATTAAACAACACTATACCATCAGCTCTAAGAGCCTTCAACTTTGAAACAAGTCCCGGTAAATTACTGATATTCTTTGCCATTTTGATTACAACCGGTATATGGATAACCTTTTTTAGTTCCCTGACAATATTAACATATGTATCCTCAAGATATGTATCTCCAAACTCACCGGCATTTAGAACAAACAGGTTAAGTTCCAAACCATCAGCTCCTGCATCCTGAATAGTTTTTGCAAATTCAGTCCATCTTGCCATTTTATAGCAGTTTATACTTGCAATAATTGGCACACTGCAACGCTTCTTTGCCGATCTGATTAAATCAAGATATTTATCCATATGATTCATCTGAACATAAGTATTGATGTAATCTGCAGCTTCCGGGTAATCTGCTATCTGAGATAGTTTTTCTGAATGATTTTCAATCTGCTCTTCAAAAAGAGATTTCAAAACTATTGCTCCCACACCTGAGTTTTCCAGTTCTATAATCTTATTAATAGAATTTGTTAACCCACTGCTTGCAGCAATTATGGGATTTTTTAGTTTTAACCCCGCAAATGTTGTTTGTAAACTTGTAGTCATACGATGAAGAAATGTTTTTCAAAATTTCATAATAAACAAAAATAGGGAATTTTATTGATAAAATCGATATGTTATATTTAAAAATAATGTCATCGTTTATCAGCGACTTCCAAATATAAGTGTCCCTATTCTTACAATTGTACTCCCTGACTCAATTGCGAGGGGGTAGTCGCCGGTCATTCCCATTGAAACTTCTTTAAAATCAGCATCATCTTTAAAATGAAGATCTTTGAATTCATCAAAAAGCGACTTAAGCTGATCGAACTCATTTTTCACCTTTTTTTCATCTTCAGTAAATGTGGCCATACCCATGAGGCCCGAAATTTTCACATGCCTGCATTCTCTCCATCTGCCTTCTGACAAGAACTTGCGACACTCTTCGGGAGAGAATCCTGATTTAGTGTCTTCATCTGCAATATGTATCTGAAGCAAACATGGTATTACCCTGTTATTGGCGCTACCCTGCTTCTCAATTTCACGCATTAGCCTCTCACTATCTAAGCTATGAATTAACGTAACAAAAGGGGCAATCTGTTTTACTTTATTACGCTGCAGATTCCCAATGAAATGCCACTCAATATCTTTTGGCAGTTCCTGTTGTTTTTGCACAAGCTCCTGTACACGACTCTCGCCAAACAATCGCTGTCCGGCATTATAAGCTTCCATAATCTCTTCATTTGAATGAAATTTGGAAACAGCAACAATCTTTACATTCGATGGAACAGTCTCTTTTAACGCCTCTATTTTTGATCTTATACTCATTCTTCCTTATTAGTAACCTTATCGCCCGTATATGGGAAAACATCCATAATAGCTGTCTCTGTGACAGACGCTATTGAATAGTCTATCATAGTTTTTTTCATTTCAGCCTCAATAATTTCAACTGCCTCTTTAAGTTCAGATGCCTGAACGAGCATGTTTACAGCAGTTTTTTTCTCTGAACCGCTTTTTTCATCAAGTGTTATATAATACAGTTTTGCCTTATAATATCTATCACCTGTTTCATTAAAAAATGAGTCTGAATATTTAACTCGCTTAATATCAGACACAGTAAATTCGCCCGAAATGAAGGGTCTGATCTCTTCTATAATTCTTGCCTCAGCTTCGGTAAATGACAACGCATCCACCAGATAAGGCTCTGTAACAGTTTTCTGAATGCCGGTCTCCAGCATTTTATCATATCTCAGTTTACACTCAAACCAGTTGTACATATAATCTTATTAATTTATTTTATTAGGATAACAAAGATAAGGATAAAATAGAAATGAAAAGGAGATTTTGTGAAAGCTGAAGTGATTTGCAGTTATTCGGTTTTAAATACTATTTTTGCAAATTATCTTAATAAAATGATTGGAACCATTGTAAATACAGTAGCGGTACTGGTGGGCGGACTACTAGGTCTTGTTCTCAATAAAAAAATGCCTGGAAGAGTTACATCAATTTATTTTCAGGCAATTGGACTTTTCACTCTTGCAATAGGAGCCACTATGGCTGTGAGCATGGAAAAAATACTTATAATAGTTAGCAGTCTTGCTATTGGTTCTCTCTTGGGTGAGTGGTGGAACCTGGAAAAAGGTGCAGAACAGTTGAGTGAGTACCTTAAAAAGCGCTTCAAAATTGGGAGTGAGAGGTTTTCAGAGGGATTGGTTACTGCTTTTCTTTTGTTTTGCGTAGGTTCGATGACTATACTTGGCACTATACAGGAAGGAACAGGAGGGTCACCTGATCTCCTTTATACTAAATCGATGATGGATTTTTTCTCTGCAATACTCCTGGCTTCTGCATTTGGAGTAGGTGTAGCATTTTCTGCTCTGCCACTTTTTTTATTTCAGGCATCATTGACGCTATTTGCCATGTTTGCATCCCATTTTTTCACTGATGATATTATACTGGGACTAACCAATGTAGGAGGAATATTATTAATAGGATTAGGTATCAACATACTTGAAATAAAGAAACTCCGCATTATGAATATGCTTCCCTCTCTGGTTATAGTGGTGCTGTTACTATGGATTTTTAACTAAATTCCTCTCAAAAGTTGCAAAAGAAAGATCAGAAGTTAGGTTTATGGCTGTTGGTTTTTATAGCCCTCGGATCGATGATTGGATCCGGCATATTTAATTCTCCTAAAGATCTCATCAGTTCGGCTAATCCACAAGGTGCGATGATTGCCTGGCTTATAGGTGGATTCGGAGCTTTGATGCTTGCTCTGGTATTTGTTTATCTCGCAGCAAGAAAACCAGAATTGAAAAGTGGTATCTATGCCTATGCCCGTGATGGGTTTGGCGATTTCATGGGATTCAATTCAGCATGGGGATACTGGTCGTTAGGCTGGCTTGGCAACATTGGATTTATCGTACTATTTTTTAAGACATTTAATGATCTGCTGGGCGATAAAGCTATTTCACCCCTACAAGCTTTTATTATTGGTTCACTTATTATCTGGATATTCTTTTTTATACTGAAAGCGGGTATAAGAGAAGGCGCCATACTTAATTTCATAGTAACAACTGCAAAGCTGATTCCTGTTATTCTTATAATAGTTCTAGGTGTTTTACTGGTAAAAAGTGATCTCTTCATTGTAGAAAACTGGCAAACAAGACTTGCCTCAACAGGTGAACCAATATCGCCCACGATACAGATTAAAAGTGCAATGGCAATTATTTTATGGTGTTTCGTGGGAATGGAGGCAGCATCGGTATTATCTGGAAGAGCCAAAAGTCAGAAGATTGTCAGACTTACTATTATAATCTCTCTGCTTATTGTGCTTGGGGTATATATGCTGATCACTTTTATTGCAATGTCCTCTATACCGGCAGATAAATTAGCAGCATCTGAGACTCCTTTGGCACTGGTTCTTGAGCAGACTGCGGTAGGTGCAGCCGGAGGAGTGATAGTGAAGCTTGGAATTATGGTTTCCGTGCTTGGTGCAAGTTTCTCCTGGATTATGCTGTCGGTTGAGACACTATATGTTGCAGCAGTTGATAATGTTCTTCCCCGTATATTTAAAAAGGTAAACAAAAACGGAACCCCCGTAACTGTACTTCTGATTACTCAGGGTTTTACTCAAATATTTCTTATTTCAATATTGTCGCCTAAACTAAACGAGACATATCTGGCTGCTATAACAATTGCAACTACGCTGGCGCTTATTCCCTATTTACTGTCATCACTTTATGCTGTAAAGATTGCAATGATTAACAGAAAAAGGGAATCATTGCATCATCTTATTATTGCACTGTTGGGTACGATCTACTCTCTTTATGTAATATTTGCCGTAGGTATTAAATATCTTATTCTTTCCTTACTATTTTATGCCATAGGATCACTTCTCTTTATAAAAGCAAAAAGAGAGCAAAAAAAACAGCCCAAACCTTGGGAGTGGGCTGTTATAGTTTTATTGCTAATTGGATCACTGATAATAACCGGTCTGATTTTTTCAGGGAAAATCATTCTCTGATTATCTGTCAAATGTATATCTTAATGTAGCTCCTATTCTGGCAGGATAACCACGCTGAACGAATGAATTAGTATTTCCTGTAGTCATATCGGACGCCTCAAAAAGGAATGAATTATAATCTTTTCCTAATAGGTTTTTTCCCCATAATTCCAGAGAAAAAACACCTTTCTCAACTGCTACTGTTCCATTTACCAAACCATAAAATGGCTGATAAAGCTCTTCGCCATTTACATCTTCATTAGACTCAGTCCAGTATATTTTTCCTACTCCTGTATATTGAACATTAGCAATAAATCTGTCAATAAAAGATCCATTACCAAATTTATATACATAACCGGCTCCCAGACTTAAAGTATGACGAGGAGCAAATGGGATATAATTTCCTGCATAATTTACATCCTCAGATGCCTGATAGTCTTTAAATCGAGCATTAGCAAAGCCATAATCACCATAAAATGAAAGATTACTAATAGGACTGTACTTAACACTCAACTCAAATCCCTTGCTTTCTGATTTACCGGCATTTTCCACTGTTCTGCCTGAAGTTCCCTGTCTTGTAAGTTTAATTATCTGGATGTCATTTACTCGAGAGTAGAACAGAGCATATGTAAGTGAAAGTTTATTGTTTAACATTTCATAGCGACCACCCAGCTCATATGTCCAACTTGTTTCAGGATCATATGAAAGCATCTCCTCCAGACTTGGATCTTCATCTCCATTTCCGGGAGCACCACCACCAGGCAACATTCCGGGAGGCATTCCGCTCATTGCATTTCTCATTATTGATTCCGAAAGAGCTCCTTGCAGCACTTCGGAGAACACCTGTTCGTTATATCCGCCTGTTTTATATCCTTTAGAGGCTGATAAATAAATCATTGAAGTAGGTGAGTAATTATATTTTAATGCGAATTTTGGAAGAAGCTGACCAAAATCCCTGCTGAAAGACCCTTCAATTAAAGTATCTCCCTCAACAAATATATCAGGCATTGGTCTGTTTGGAATCTGAAATTTAAGATTTACATCACCACCATCACTTTCAGTAGAGAAATCTATGGCAGTCTGCTCATAGTCGAATCTCAAACCTGCTGTAGCTGACAAGCCTTCAACACCAAAAAGATCATTTATTGTTGATTGGTGGAAAAGAGCCGCTCCCTTTGAGGGTTTTGTATATATTCCGGGAAGATCAATTCTATCATTAGCGTAGACAATTCTAAGCGGGGCTCCCATTCTCTCCATAGCTGTATCGAGATGACCCTGCATGGCAACCATACCATCCTCTTTAATTGCTACAGGTGTATCTACAACTCTTCTGTCATAAAATCCAAATGCACCAAGCACCCAGCTATAAGTTTTATTTAAGTCTGACTTAACGGTAAACTCCTGACTAATAGAATGCTGCTTTTGCTTTTGATTTATAGAAAAAACAGAATTGGAGGTATAGTCCTGATCCATTTTCATATCATCTTTCAGATACTGAAATCCGGTTGTTGAGTGAACTGTGAAGCCACTCCTGCGCCATTCAAGAGACAATCCGTTTGTAAAAAGATGGCGATCATAGGAAGAGGGTTCATTAAAACTGGATCTGGTTGAATCGACATGCATATAGGGGAATGCTCCACCGGTAACATAATCATAATTACCAAACAGCATTGCTTTAAAATCAGGTGATGCCTGCCATTCTAATTTAATTTTGCCTCCGGCATTTTCTGAATTGTCGACTTTTTCTCCTGTATAGCTATTAGTAAAATAACCATCATCGCGCTTATAATATGCTGCTGCAGAGAGACCAAAATTGTTGGAAAGCTTACTGTAATTTGAGCCCATTAGTGAAAACTGGCCATAATTGCCCCCACTCATTGTCAAGCGGGTTCCCTGATATGCTAAAGGAGACAGGGTGTAAAGATTCACAATGCCGCCAATTGCATTTCTGCCATAAAGTGTTCCTTGTGCTCCTCGCAATACCTCTACACGCTGAATATCCTGAAATTCAAAATCAAAAGCTGATGGATTGAAGCTTGGCACATTGTCTACATACAAACTAACTGTTTGAGAACCTAACCGTGCACCAATACCTCTAATATAAATAGGAGTGGACACTTTTGAACCATAAGTGGGTATAAAGAAGTTTGGTATATAACTGCTTAGATCAGGCAGTGATTCAATCTGTGTATTCTGCAGCTGCTTAGGAGATACAACCGAAACAGCGGTTGGCATATTTTTCAGGTTATTTGTTTCCTTCACGGAACTACTAATCACAAATTCGTCTAAATAATATACCCTTAATGTATCTTGTGGATTTTCTTTTTCATAATCTGCTCCTGAAGCAGTAATAA
This portion of the Lascolabacillus massiliensis genome encodes:
- the dnaJ gene encoding molecular chaperone DnaJ, whose translation is MAGKRDYYEVLEVPRNASAEEIKKAYRKKAIQYHPDKNPGDKASEEKFKEAAEAYEVLSDENKRARYDQFGHAGVGSSASSGFGGGGMSMDDIFSQFGDIFGGHFGGFGGFGGFGSSQRGRRVNRGSDLRVKVKLTLKEILNGVEKKIKVKKYVSCSHCDGNGSENGNSVSTCTTCNGSGVVTRVANTILGQMQTSSTCPTCNGDGKTITKKCSNCNGEGIVREEEVISIKIPAGVAEGMQLSMSGKGNAARRGGVNGDLLIVIEEEEDPNLIRDENDVIYNLFLSFPTAALGGTVEVPTIDGIAKVKIDPGTQPGKVLRLRNKGLPTVNGYGKGDQLIHVNVYVPENLSAKERKQMEEFEKSESFSPSATARKSVFNKFRKMFD
- a CDS encoding nucleotide exchange factor GrpE produces the protein MKRGTGQHDSAKDSEKDIKDNLTENSDNSAKEEVNKDSGEQEDIDEYTKLKSEYDELQKSHEDLNDSFLRLNAEFDNFRKRTIKEKAEIIKNGGERVLLNIISLVDDFERALDSLHQSEDKDAMLEGMDLIYSKFISFLKQNGVEEIESVGMPFDADTFEAVTTVPAQDESQKGKVIDCIQKGYKLNDKIIRFPKVVVGE
- a CDS encoding HD domain-containing protein encodes the protein MDPNIIIRKYYKEGTKLYDIYMSHCSDVTKKALDIVNKHPELAVDVKFIEEAGMLHDIGIFKTKAPHIACMGDMPYICHGYLGRELLTEEGYPKHGKVCERHTGTGLSLETILNRNLPIPKRDMRPQSLEEQIICFADKFFSKSQLGKEKPLKKIRQSLSRHGWHQVEIFDEWCELFL
- a CDS encoding TonB-dependent receptor, producing the protein MKKFIIITLIVVLFNNYIKADNNITDQTDANIYGHVLDKKTNEHLPYATVKLQGTTIGITTDGTGHYFLRNLPTGNFTLEVSMIGFKTVSREVNIEAGKTIEINFELEESSTSLNEVVVSANRNETTRRTAPSLVSVLDMQTLDVTNSKTLSDGLKFQPGLRVENNCQNCGTTQVRINGMEGSYSQILIDSRPMIGALAGVYGLEQIPANMIERIEIIRGGGSALFGANAIGGTINIITREPIRNSGEFSHTLSSINSSGSLENNTTFNASLVNDTRNAGIMVYGQHRLRDGFDIDGDSFTELPSLKNRSLGFRSFLKTGVYSKLTLEYRNIHEFRRGGDRLDLKPYESFITEQVEHYINSGSLSFDKYSSDQKSKLNLYTAASHTERASYYGAGTPFNNNVPAIEPGMSQDEIESINEIIKNNQARLNSFGTTSELTYQIGGHYIRSFSNLWFMPADLTAGAEYLGSELDDISGYRTEKISQKTYTLSGFIQNEWKIEMWSFLVGGRLDKHNLVDNAIFSPRINMRYNPTENINFRLTYSAGFRAPQIFDENLHVDIAGGKQIVRILSEKLKEERSNSVSGSVDFYHQIDNNRLLNLLIEGFYTKLNNPFTDVRLGNEIVIENASSGAMVYGMNLEGRIALNNKLDLQAGATFQKSLYEEERKWWEPETPEEEELDKVIPTKRMMRTPDSYAYLVITLAPTDKFTASLSGNYTGSMLVPHDAGFGVEGVDKFSTVYITEKSPSFFELNTKIAYTINVYHDTKLELNAGIQNIFNSFQKDFDTGAGRASNYIYGPGMPRTFFIGTKILL
- a CDS encoding hydrogen peroxide-inducible genes activator; the encoded protein is MNIQQLEYIIAVDNYRHFSKAAEASFVTQPTLSMMIQKLEEELGVKIFDRSQLPVQPTEIGERIIDQARVAVAQVNHIKEIILEEKGIVKGVFRLGIIPTISPYLLPKLMQVHRDNNYDIRIIISELTTDQILKGLSNDSLDGGILATPLKEPSINETPIYYEQFFAYVSPLERSLYAKNALDEDDLNATKLWLLDEVHCFRTQILHLCNLKKRKGANQSIFSYEAGSIDTLINIVDENEGLTVIPEMAIANLSEKQKKNVRPFKNSTPVREVSLVTRKEFIRERLINIIVDEVKEAVPKSLQDEAMKKYVIPL